Proteins found in one Methanospirillum hungatei JF-1 genomic segment:
- a CDS encoding hybrid sensor histidine kinase/response regulator yields MPSSIHEKNLQTIHADTENQLQHIDFALSNFIQEVEQDISELLLHDIITDPDDTGFTNFLNASEDTFVYSIGPREAKIINDLNAFRLTHPSVNSVYMGRETGTFVRSHPRPRPTRYDPRDRPWYILGKENPDKIMMTEPYMSVTSPDINIGIVKALTYPNGTVYGVLGADITLTNLTRYISSFDIGRSGEIMLVNESGIILASRNESALFTNIRESLGEAQTEYLLSTSRGILTLPSAYLIFYTSPMLGWKLLITIPYHEIEKEIMASMMYMLLFVFLALILLSITTLIILDKTIIRPLSYLTDITKNITETGNLNQKIELHTKGEVQELAKSFERMIGKIKEEEEQKNKAFNELSSYRDHLEDLVRERTQQLEAANTDLITERNRAEEADQLKSAFLATMSHELRTPLNSIIGFTGIILQGLAGPLNKEQEKQLGMVQDSARHLLALINDVLDISKIEAGELNISREPVNIQKSIESVCTTLRKSAEDKGLSLHVDISPDTGFIIGDQRRIEQILINLINNAIKFTERGYVCVKSSLREKNVCISVSDTGIGISEEEMKKLFRPFQQIDTGTTRKHEGTGLGLSICKKLVELHGGTIMVTSEPGKGSEFTVILPAGEELS; encoded by the coding sequence ATGCCCTCATCAATTCATGAAAAAAACCTGCAGACAATTCATGCCGATACAGAGAACCAATTACAACATATTGACTTTGCACTCTCCAATTTTATTCAGGAGGTTGAGCAGGATATTTCCGAACTGCTGCTGCATGATATCATAACAGACCCGGATGATACCGGGTTTACAAATTTTCTGAATGCATCAGAAGATACCTTCGTCTATTCTATCGGCCCTCGGGAGGCCAAAATTATCAATGATCTGAATGCATTCAGGCTCACCCACCCGTCGGTTAATTCGGTATACATGGGTCGGGAGACTGGCACTTTTGTCAGATCCCACCCCCGGCCCAGGCCGACCCGGTACGACCCCAGAGACCGGCCCTGGTACATCCTTGGAAAAGAGAACCCGGATAAAATCATGATGACCGAGCCCTATATGTCGGTCACATCGCCGGATATCAACATCGGCATAGTCAAGGCTCTGACCTATCCGAACGGGACTGTGTATGGTGTCCTTGGAGCGGACATCACCCTTACCAACCTGACCAGGTATATCTCTTCCTTTGATATCGGGAGATCCGGAGAGATAATGCTGGTAAACGAGAGTGGAATCATCCTTGCATCACGAAATGAAAGCGCACTATTTACCAATATCCGTGAAAGTCTTGGGGAAGCCCAGACAGAGTATCTGCTCAGCACGAGCAGAGGAATTCTCACCCTCCCATCTGCATACCTCATCTTTTATACCTCACCCATGCTGGGCTGGAAATTACTGATCACCATCCCGTACCATGAGATTGAAAAAGAGATAATGGCCTCAATGATGTACATGCTCCTCTTTGTCTTCCTTGCCCTTATCCTTCTCAGCATCACCACCCTTATCATCCTTGACAAGACCATAATCCGCCCTCTTTCCTACCTGACCGATATTACGAAGAATATCACCGAGACCGGGAACCTGAACCAGAAGATAGAACTTCATACCAAAGGTGAAGTCCAGGAACTTGCAAAATCCTTTGAACGGATGATAGGCAAAATAAAGGAGGAAGAAGAGCAGAAAAACAAGGCATTCAACGAGTTATCATCATACCGGGACCATCTGGAAGATCTTGTCAGAGAAAGGACACAGCAGCTTGAGGCTGCAAATACGGATCTCATCACCGAACGAAACCGGGCAGAAGAGGCAGATCAGTTAAAGTCCGCATTTCTCGCGACCATGTCCCATGAGCTCAGAACTCCGCTCAATTCAATCATCGGGTTTACAGGCATCATCCTTCAGGGTCTGGCCGGGCCATTAAACAAGGAACAGGAGAAGCAGCTGGGGATGGTCCAGGACAGTGCCAGACATCTGCTTGCACTTATCAATGATGTCCTTGACATCTCAAAGATTGAGGCAGGAGAACTTAATATCTCACGGGAACCGGTGAATATTCAAAAATCAATAGAATCGGTCTGCACAACCCTGAGAAAGAGTGCCGAGGACAAAGGGCTTTCCCTCCATGTTGACATATCTCCGGATACAGGGTTTATTATCGGAGATCAACGAAGAATCGAGCAGATTCTCATCAACCTTATCAATAATGCAATAAAATTCACCGAACGAGGATATGTCTGCGTTAAAAGTTCGCTCAGGGAGAAGAACGTATGCATCTCCGTATCAGATACCGGTATCGGAATCAGTGAAGAGGAGATGAAAAAACTATTCAGGCCGTTCCAGCAGATCGATACCGGAACTACCCGGAAACATGAAGGAACCGGCCTTGGATTATCCATATGCAAAAAACTCGTGGAATTACATGGGGGAACCATAATGGTTACCAGCGAACCAGGAAAGGGAAGTGAATTTACGGTTATATTACCAGCTGGAGAAGAATTATCATGA
- a CDS encoding response regulator: MTHKVLVIEDNAQNMYLIHFLLESQGYTVIEAENGLIGIQKAKEERPDIILLDIQLPEMDGYEIARILRSTPGIDTIPIIAVTSYAMAGDKERILAAGATDYIEKPINPATFVDQIKVHFKTRE, translated from the coding sequence ATGACTCACAAGGTTCTTGTTATCGAAGATAATGCACAAAATATGTACCTGATCCATTTTTTACTTGAATCACAGGGATATACTGTGATTGAAGCAGAAAACGGATTAATCGGCATTCAGAAGGCAAAAGAAGAGAGACCTGATATTATCCTCCTTGATATTCAGCTCCCTGAAATGGACGGATATGAGATCGCACGAATCCTCCGGAGCACTCCTGGTATTGATACCATCCCGATTATTGCTGTCACCTCCTATGCCATGGCCGGAGACAAGGAACGGATACTTGCAGCAGGGGCGACGGATTATATTGAAAAACCGATTAATCCGGCCACCTTTGTTGATCAGATAAAAGTACACTTCAAAACCCGGGAATGA
- a CDS encoding response regulator, translating into MNVLIVDDQYINRYLLEKLLTGYGYSVLSTEDGMQALETLRTEHVDLIISDILLPKMDGFQLCREVKKDPELAKIPFIFYTAAYTEQKDREFAESLGADSFIIKPTDPAEFIAIIRDLIHEIPEEHIESKTIILGENEYLTEHNKRLIHQLEKKLSELEDVNKALRISEKRYKNLFEYANDAIILHEITPNGEFGRILEANNVASSLLGYTHEELLSKHMAEIDTAKQFAHYQEFMSTLLEKKHLTFEGEHIAKDGHVIPVELSAHLFEENGTRLCLIICRDITFRKQAMEELKRAVSQIDDNLHQIAILGDQIRNPLTVIMSCCDECTMKEHDKVIQAIKKIDACIQKLDLGSLKSEKVRNVLLGLNGYKTYEINPDRQHPVQG; encoded by the coding sequence ATGAATGTTCTGATAGTCGATGATCAATACATTAACCGATACCTACTTGAAAAGCTCCTGACCGGATATGGCTATTCTGTCCTCTCTACAGAGGACGGCATGCAGGCTCTTGAAACATTACGGACCGAACACGTAGACCTTATCATCTCTGATATCCTGCTCCCGAAGATGGATGGATTCCAACTCTGCCGTGAGGTGAAAAAGGATCCCGAATTGGCCAAAATCCCATTCATCTTTTACACCGCTGCATATACCGAACAAAAGGATCGGGAATTTGCCGAAAGCCTTGGGGCGGACAGTTTTATCATAAAACCTACCGATCCAGCCGAGTTTATCGCCATTATCCGCGACCTTATTCACGAAATTCCAGAAGAACATATTGAATCAAAGACCATAATCCTTGGAGAGAATGAATACCTCACAGAACACAACAAACGCCTGATTCACCAGTTGGAGAAGAAACTCTCAGAACTTGAGGATGTGAATAAAGCACTCAGAATATCTGAAAAGAGATATAAAAACCTCTTTGAATATGCCAACGATGCCATAATCCTGCATGAGATAACCCCGAATGGTGAGTTTGGCAGGATACTGGAGGCAAACAATGTGGCCTCCTCATTGCTTGGATATACCCATGAAGAACTGCTCAGCAAACATATGGCAGAGATAGATACAGCGAAACAGTTTGCTCATTACCAGGAGTTCATGTCCACATTACTTGAGAAGAAACACCTCACCTTTGAGGGGGAGCATATCGCAAAAGACGGGCATGTCATCCCGGTTGAACTGAGCGCTCACTTATTTGAGGAGAACGGTACCAGACTCTGCCTTATTATCTGTCGCGATATCACCTTCCGAAAACAGGCGATGGAAGAACTGAAACGGGCAGTATCCCAGATTGATGATAATCTTCACCAGATTGCAATATTGGGGGATCAGATTAGAAATCCTCTCACGGTTATCATGTCATGCTGTGATGAATGTACCATGAAAGAGCATGACAAGGTTATCCAGGCAATAAAGAAGATAGATGCCTGTATCCAGAAACTGGACCTGGGATCCCTCAAATCTGAAAAGGTCCGGAATGTCCTCCTTGGACTGAACGGGTACAAGACTTATGAAATAAACCCTGACAGACAACATCCGGTTCAGGGATAA
- a CDS encoding PAS domain-containing protein produces the protein MTHRVPIHILLHGYPDDISRLILEGIQSDQILIDVIVRPDRSSWEKFPDAACILVGNEPDETDLSSTIQEIRTYWQTAAVLSCSTEPYRHDLLPLVDGWFRIDTISSSWRENLTALIMTSVQNRRQIHHHQIQDQIYQKIFSENTIPMSLTDPDTGEFIEVNQAFVQALGYQREEVIGKTSLDLNIFKDPEDRRKIVSGLHEQASPREKEIVIRRKDGSYITGYFSVCSLNRSGKPVLLTTMHDITYLKEVEASLSARNQCIQEILSSVSEGIVVYDTKLRYRVWNRFMEHLTGIPEEEVLGKPALNFLPLLKGDDLHGLLEKALKGCESLSQDVWYQIPTTGKSGWVSIIYTPFRDSSGEIIGVIASVRDISERKTAEDEIRSHKGLLRSIIDTVPVSIICFDEEGRILLANTSFSSSFGLKPEAIEGHSYEDFCQDTRFERHMPLITRALRGREVPFNEEIELPDESPKKRFLRGRYSPLKGTNGSINGVVAVIIDITDLKSAQASVELVNAKLHLLSSITRHDILNSLTGVLGYLTYAEEEENAQQRAQYIKKAHQVALLIQEQIEFTRDYQDLGVKEPLWQNAGRVFLTAISGLKMGDIQVDIQLNDLFVYADPLLERVIFNIVDNALRYGGTITRITSYWFQTGADVTWVIRDDGVGISATMKERIFRKGVGKNTGLGLFLTREILDITGLAITETGTEGEGAVFEIRIPDGAWKQKEPEIG, from the coding sequence ATGACACACAGAGTTCCTATTCATATTCTCCTGCACGGATATCCGGACGATATTTCCAGACTCATACTGGAAGGAATTCAGTCAGATCAGATCCTGATTGATGTGATTGTACGACCAGACCGATCCTCATGGGAGAAGTTCCCGGATGCTGCCTGCATCCTCGTAGGTAATGAACCTGATGAGACGGATCTCTCTTCCACAATACAGGAGATTAGGACATACTGGCAAACTGCAGCCGTACTCTCTTGTTCCACTGAGCCATACCGGCATGATCTTCTCCCCCTAGTTGATGGATGGTTCAGGATAGACACTATATCTTCATCATGGAGAGAGAACCTTACCGCTCTAATCATGACATCAGTTCAGAACAGGAGACAGATACATCATCATCAGATCCAGGATCAGATATACCAGAAGATCTTTTCCGAAAACACCATCCCGATGAGCCTTACCGATCCCGATACCGGTGAATTTATCGAAGTCAACCAGGCTTTTGTGCAGGCACTCGGGTACCAGCGTGAAGAGGTCATTGGGAAGACCTCCCTTGACCTGAATATCTTCAAAGATCCAGAAGACCGCAGGAAGATTGTAAGCGGGCTTCATGAACAGGCATCTCCCAGGGAAAAAGAGATCGTGATCAGGAGAAAGGATGGGAGTTATATCACCGGTTATTTCTCAGTCTGCTCCCTGAACCGGAGTGGAAAACCAGTTCTTCTCACCACCATGCATGATATCACCTATCTGAAAGAGGTGGAGGCATCCCTCTCAGCACGAAACCAGTGCATTCAGGAGATCTTATCCAGTGTCAGTGAAGGGATTGTGGTTTATGATACCAAGCTCCGATACCGGGTCTGGAACCGGTTCATGGAACATCTAACCGGTATTCCGGAAGAGGAAGTGCTGGGAAAACCAGCCCTGAATTTTCTTCCCCTGCTGAAAGGAGATGATCTCCATGGCCTTCTTGAAAAAGCTCTGAAGGGATGTGAATCTCTCTCACAGGATGTATGGTACCAGATTCCCACAACCGGTAAGAGTGGATGGGTTTCGATCATTTACACGCCGTTCCGCGATTCCAGCGGGGAGATTATCGGCGTTATCGCTTCGGTCAGGGATATCAGCGAACGGAAAACGGCAGAGGATGAGATTCGTTCACATAAAGGCCTCCTCCGCTCAATTATTGACACGGTCCCGGTATCCATCATCTGCTTTGATGAAGAAGGACGGATTCTTCTTGCAAATACCAGTTTCAGTTCATCCTTCGGTCTGAAACCCGAAGCAATAGAGGGGCATAGCTATGAGGATTTCTGTCAGGATACCAGGTTTGAGCGTCATATGCCCCTGATAACCCGTGCATTACGTGGCCGTGAAGTCCCATTCAATGAAGAGATTGAGCTTCCTGATGAGAGTCCGAAAAAACGGTTTTTAAGAGGGAGATATTCTCCACTCAAAGGAACCAACGGAAGTATCAATGGCGTTGTTGCTGTTATCATTGACATCACCGACCTCAAATCCGCACAAGCATCAGTTGAATTGGTGAATGCGAAACTACATCTCCTCTCATCGATTACCAGGCATGATATCCTGAATAGTCTGACCGGAGTTCTTGGGTACCTGACCTATGCAGAGGAAGAGGAGAATGCGCAGCAACGTGCCCAGTATATCAAAAAAGCACATCAGGTTGCCCTGCTCATTCAGGAACAGATCGAATTTACCAGGGATTACCAGGATCTTGGGGTGAAGGAACCATTGTGGCAGAATGCGGGCCGTGTTTTCTTAACCGCTATATCAGGCCTGAAAATGGGTGATATCCAGGTGGATATTCAGCTGAACGATCTTTTTGTGTATGCTGACCCCCTCCTCGAGCGGGTGATCTTCAATATTGTGGATAATGCACTCAGATATGGTGGAACGATCACCAGAATAACGTCGTACTGGTTCCAGACCGGTGCAGATGTCACCTGGGTTATCAGGGACGACGGCGTTGGAATTTCAGCGACTATGAAAGAGAGAATATTCAGGAAAGGGGTCGGAAAGAACACCGGTCTTGGGTTATTCCTGACTCGTGAGATTCTGGATATTACCGGGCTCGCGATAACTGAGACCGGTACGGAGGGTGAGGGAGCGGTGTTTGAGATCAGAATTCCTGACGGTGCATGGAAGCAGAAGGAACCAGAAATCGGCTAA
- a CDS encoding Rpn family recombination-promoting nuclease/putative transposase, with translation MKSIRVPRRIKNGDEPYILSPKNDFLFRLLFGDDGNEELLASLLSSILHEEIEHVVIKNPYILKLFSEDKEAILDIKAAINSKKLVDIEIQLWNSPCLMSRILFYWARLYASQIKQGNDYTVLQKTTSILILDDLNHSSEDYHACSHLHDWKQHITLTDMIEVHVLELPKLHNLKQLDKSNTLLQWMLFFNAQTREELIMVSEANPVIKKATDLLITMSRDEETRQMYEAREEYLLGRQIEIQGAKGEGREEGRETERKDIAMRLIEEGMNDEFIKKITGLDIAVIRSLHNNR, from the coding sequence TTGAAGTCCATACGAGTACCCCGGAGAATAAAAAACGGGGATGAACCCTATATCCTGTCTCCAAAAAATGATTTTTTGTTCAGGCTGCTCTTTGGTGATGACGGGAATGAAGAACTTCTCGCATCGCTTCTTAGTTCCATCCTGCATGAGGAGATTGAACATGTCGTGATAAAAAATCCATATATCCTTAAATTATTTTCAGAGGATAAAGAGGCCATTCTTGACATTAAAGCGGCTATTAATTCAAAAAAACTGGTTGATATTGAGATTCAACTCTGGAACTCACCTTGTCTGATGAGCAGGATCCTCTTCTATTGGGCACGGTTGTATGCATCGCAGATAAAACAGGGAAATGATTATACTGTTCTTCAAAAAACGACGTCCATTCTTATATTAGATGATCTTAACCATTCATCCGAAGATTATCATGCATGTTCACATTTGCATGATTGGAAACAGCACATAACACTGACTGATATGATAGAGGTACATGTCCTGGAGCTGCCAAAACTACATAACCTGAAACAGCTAGATAAAAGTAATACTCTCCTGCAATGGATGTTATTTTTTAATGCACAAACAAGGGAGGAATTAATCATGGTATCTGAAGCAAACCCGGTAATTAAGAAAGCAACTGATCTCCTCATTACGATGAGCAGGGATGAGGAGACAAGACAGATGTACGAGGCGAGAGAAGAATATCTCCTGGGAAGACAAATTGAAATTCAGGGTGCGAAAGGAGAGGGAAGAGAAGAAGGAAGGGAAACTGAAAGAAAAGATATTGCGATGAGATTAATTGAAGAAGGAATGAATGACGAATTTATTAAAAAAATTACAGGGCTTGATATTGCAGTGATTCGTTCATTGCATAATAATAGATAA
- a CDS encoding Rpn family recombination-promoting nuclease/putative transposase, with the protein MMILNSIRVPRRIKNGDEPYILSPKNDFLFRLLFGDDGNEELLASLLSSILHEEIEHVVIKNPYILKLFSEDKETILDIKAAINSKKLVDIEIQLWNSPCLMSRILFYWARLYASQIKQGNDYTVLQKTTSILILDDLNHSSEDYHACSHLHDWKQHITLTDMIEVHVLELPKLHNLKQLDKSNTLLQWMLFFNAQTREELIMVSEANPVIKKATDLLITMSRDEETRQMYEAREEYLLGRQIEIQGAKGEGREEGRIEGRIEGRETERKDIAMRLIEEGMNDEFIKKITGLDIAVIRSLHNNR; encoded by the coding sequence ATGATGATACTGAATTCCATACGAGTACCCCGGAGAATAAAAAACGGGGATGAACCCTATATCCTGTCTCCAAAAAATGATTTTTTGTTCAGGCTGCTCTTTGGTGATGACGGGAATGAAGAACTTCTCGCATCGCTTCTTAGTTCCATCCTGCATGAGGAGATTGAACATGTCGTGATAAAAAATCCATATATCCTTAAATTATTTTCAGAGGATAAAGAGACCATTCTTGACATTAAAGCGGCTATTAATTCAAAAAAACTGGTTGATATTGAGATTCAACTCTGGAACTCACCTTGTCTGATGAGCAGGATCCTATTCTATTGGGCACGGTTGTATGCATCGCAGATAAAACAGGGAAATGATTATACTGTTCTTCAAAAAACGACGTCCATTCTTATATTAGATGATCTTAACCATTCATCCGAAGATTATCATGCATGTTCACATTTACATGATTGGAAACAGCACATAACACTGACTGATATGATAGAGGTACATGTCCTGGAGCTGCCAAAACTACATAACCTGAAACAGCTAGATAAAAGTAATACTCTCCTGCAATGGATGTTATTTTTTAATGCACAAACAAGGGAGGAATTAATCATGGTATCTGAAGCAAACCCGGTAATTAAGAAAGCAACTGATCTCCTCATTACGATGAGCAGGGATGAGGAGACAAGACAGATGTACGAGGCGAGAGAAGAATATCTCCTGGGAAGACAAATTGAAATTCAGGGTGCGAAAGGAGAGGGAAGAGAAGAAGGAAGAATAGAAGGAAGAATAGAAGGAAGGGAAACTGAAAGAAAAGATATTGCGATGAGATTAATTGAAGAAGGAATGAATGACGAATTTATTAAAAAAATTACAGGGCTTGATATTGCAGTGATTCGTTCATTGCATAATAATAGATAA
- a CDS encoding Rpn family recombination-promoting nuclease/putative transposase: MTPKRVPRRIKNGDEPYILSPKNDYVFRYLLGEEGNEELLTSLISAILGRRITHATIKNPYILKLYYDTKECILDIKAEIDENILVDIEMQLCNSPELINRILLYWSRLYASQMKAGDGYHVLKKTISILILDDDPYHTDDFHVCSRIINCVQKFELTDLLEIHILELPKVHKRREQDTNDKLIPWMNFLYAQTREELDMASEANPVIRKATDMLTAMSRDEEERLRYEAREEFLFDQQYGLQAAERKGILINKQETARRLIKKGMDDQFIREITGLKLEEISSIRNEKEV; the protein is encoded by the coding sequence TTGACCCCCAAACGAGTACCCCGGAGAATTAAAAACGGGGATGAACCCTATATCCTGTCTCCGAAGAATGATTATGTATTCAGGTATCTGCTCGGCGAAGAGGGAAACGAGGAACTCCTGACTTCACTAATCAGTGCGATTCTGGGACGGAGGATTACGCATGCAACCATCAAAAACCCATATATCCTGAAATTGTATTATGATACTAAAGAATGCATTCTGGATATCAAAGCGGAGATTGATGAGAACATTCTGGTTGATATTGAGATGCAACTCTGCAACTCACCTGAATTAATCAATCGAATCCTTCTGTACTGGTCACGGTTGTATGCTTCACAGATGAAGGCAGGCGATGGATACCATGTACTCAAAAAGACGATTTCTATTCTCATCCTTGACGATGATCCATATCACACTGACGATTTTCATGTGTGTTCACGGATAATTAATTGTGTACAGAAATTTGAACTCACTGATCTTCTAGAGATACATATCCTGGAACTGCCAAAGGTACATAAGAGAAGAGAACAAGATACAAATGATAAACTGATACCATGGATGAACTTTCTGTATGCACAAACAAGGGAGGAATTAGATATGGCTTCTGAAGCAAACCCGGTTATTCGCAAAGCAACGGATATGCTCACTGCTATGAGCAGGGATGAAGAGGAGAGACTTAGATACGAAGCCCGAGAGGAGTTTTTGTTTGATCAGCAATATGGGCTTCAAGCGGCAGAGAGAAAAGGAATTCTCATCAATAAACAGGAAACAGCCAGGAGACTAATCAAAAAAGGGATGGATGACCAGTTTATCAGAGAGATTACTGGTCTGAAATTGGAAGAAATCTCTTCTATTCGCAACGAAAAAGAGGTTTAA
- a CDS encoding type IV pilin N-terminal domain-containing protein: MRHEIAVSEVIGAVLLIGVVMLSMAIIGVIMLSTPPPEKTPKASLTSYCVKCDLDGNYEIILYHGGGESFSQNQVKFILYLEDGSSKEIFPWWVYEGTPEDCMFSDIGDSSLSSRDFWNSIPEWKSGQTLRFREKVLSKPIGMEIRHYPFRSAMVKVDFKDQIKNAPCVENNESASCKDPTGELIPVLINPRKKGDPGCNPAGCDDGSCYACFTYSMHDDSTKPYYFEVQAERPLKPWNYFIGNNSAVTHTNFSNNGSMKDVINVTFFNKVQWWLGRTKSEIARCD; encoded by the coding sequence ATGAGGCACGAAATCGCAGTATCAGAAGTTATTGGAGCGGTTCTTCTGATAGGCGTCGTTATGTTAAGCATGGCAATTATCGGGGTGATTATGCTCTCAACACCGCCACCTGAAAAAACGCCAAAGGCATCACTTACATCATACTGTGTGAAGTGTGATTTGGATGGAAATTATGAAATAATTCTCTATCATGGTGGGGGAGAATCATTTTCGCAGAATCAGGTGAAATTTATCCTTTATTTAGAAGATGGAAGTTCAAAAGAAATTTTTCCATGGTGGGTATATGAAGGGACACCTGAAGATTGTATGTTTTCGGACATTGGTGATAGCAGTTTATCATCAAGAGATTTTTGGAATTCGATTCCGGAATGGAAAAGTGGGCAAACATTAAGGTTTAGGGAGAAGGTTTTATCTAAACCAATTGGAATGGAGATTCGGCACTACCCATTCAGATCAGCCATGGTCAAAGTAGATTTTAAGGACCAGATCAAAAACGCCCCCTGTGTCGAAAATAACGAGTCTGCGTCATGTAAAGATCCCACTGGAGAATTAATTCCGGTTCTTATTAATCCAAGAAAAAAGGGTGATCCTGGCTGTAATCCTGCCGGGTGTGATGATGGCTCATGTTATGCATGTTTTACGTATTCCATGCATGATGATTCAACAAAACCGTATTATTTTGAGGTTCAAGCCGAAAGACCATTAAAACCATGGAACTACTTTATTGGCAATAATAGTGCAGTTACACATACAAATTTTAGCAACAACGGAAGTATGAAAGATGTTATTAATGTAACTTTTTTCAATAAAGTTCAATGGTGGCTTGGAAGAACAAAAAGTGAGATTGCAAGATGTGACTAA
- a CDS encoding type IV pilin, with the protein MMKDNGLSEIIGALILVALVITGIGIIGVVLLSTPPPVSKEKVVLSSSCMQCDTNSFIIVTRHEGGDVIDPQKMKFYLSTEYFNRTFKERFEIAPTWFYPAEIYSSMDKVKICSPGDDYNLTYKYNENVKSMKNGDVIVSWYVMKKN; encoded by the coding sequence ATGATGAAGGATAATGGATTATCAGAAATTATTGGAGCATTGATACTGGTTGCATTGGTCATCACAGGAATCGGGATAATTGGAGTTGTATTATTATCAACCCCTCCTCCAGTATCAAAAGAAAAAGTGGTTCTTAGCTCTTCCTGTATGCAATGTGACACAAATTCCTTCATCATCGTAACCCGTCATGAAGGAGGTGACGTTATCGATCCTCAAAAAATGAAGTTTTATTTATCAACAGAATATTTTAATCGGACATTTAAGGAAAGATTTGAAATCGCACCTACCTGGTTTTACCCAGCAGAGATTTATTCTTCAATGGATAAGGTAAAAATTTGCTCCCCGGGTGATGATTATAATCTTACCTACAAATATAATGAAAATGTAAAAAGCATGAAAAACGGAGATGTGATTGTATCCTGGTATGTTATGAAAAAGAATTGA